The following are encoded together in the Macrobrachium nipponense isolate FS-2020 chromosome 14, ASM1510439v2, whole genome shotgun sequence genome:
- the LOC135226454 gene encoding uncharacterized protein LOC135226454, which yields MYSWLRVLVLISLAVFAVTALEEDTQAEEAQPVEEEPDFVDDGDSPQGRTLSEWSESFWRWMGYDYDEYYEEDYDNNFIFQAASPQIGYGLPAVGYLSPSGGSPHSSYSSYVPVQASPQSFAHPARDDDYDEDSWSITDMLFDMAITVVPVGLLLSALPTGLFTFAIRRRSFDDSNLLIDSLEPTEINRIVSLLKSDLTDRRCQEELFCELSKVGEYEDSSYLQKAFYYISTLTPDFLASRFGVGRLFRTTRSGYCQALQCPSKPFLEPPKITHQVTDTNLISEVVTDAEKEATEVSKE from the exons ATGTATTCTTGGCTGCGCGTGTTGGTGCTCATATCGCTGGCGGTGTTTGCCGTCACAGCGCTCGAAGAGGACACCCAGGCCGAGGAGGCGCAACCAGTAGAAGAGGAACCCGACTTTGTGGATGACGGTGATTCCCCTCAAG GTCGCACTCTTAGTGAATGGAGCGAATCTTTCTGGAGATGGATGGGCTATGACTACGACGAGTACTATGAGGAAGATTACGACAACAACTTCATCTTCCAGGCTGCCAGTCCTCAAATAGGATACGGGCTTCCAGCCGTCGGATATCTGTCGCCTTCGGGAGGATCACCCCACTCCTCCTACAGCAGCTACGTTCCCGTCCAAGCTTCCCCGCAATCGTTCGCTCATCCAGCTAGAGATGATGA ctacGACGAAGACAGCTGGTCAATCACGGATATGTTGTTCGATATGGCAATCACTGTTGTTCCCGTTGGTCTCCTCCTTTCTGCTTTGCCAACTGGTCTCTTCACCTTCGCCATCAGAAG GCGTAGCTTCGATGACAGCAACTTGCTGATCGACAGTCTGGAGCCCACTGAAATCAATCGCATCGTCTCCCTCCTGAAGAGCGACCTGACTGACCGTAGGTGCCAGGAAGAACTCTTCTGTGAGCTTAGCAAAGTTGGCGAGTATGAGGACTCTTCTTACCTACAGAAGGCTTTCTACTACATCTCGACTCT GACACCAGACTTCCTGGCCAGCAGATTTGGTGTTGGCAGATTGTTCCGCACCACACGCTCAGGGTACTGCCAGGCACTGCAGTGCCCTTCTAAACCTTTCCTAGAACCTCCCAAAATAACCCACCAGGTTACAGATACCAACCTCATCTCTGAAGTTGTCACAGATGCCGAAAAGGAGGCTACCGAGGTGTCCAAAGAATGA